One genomic region from Mytilus trossulus isolate FHL-02 chromosome 9, PNRI_Mtr1.1.1.hap1, whole genome shotgun sequence encodes:
- the LOC134684331 gene encoding E3 SUMO-protein ligase ZBED1-like, whose amino-acid sequence MPPPSSKAWSFFKRNADSKIVKCKLCEMELVYTGGTSNMLNHLKLKHPNDLSETPEKVKQSSVLDFVQTPRSRRFSSSQSELITNSIVDMIVLDYLPIRIVEGKGFSKLMSIIAPEFKIPSRNTIKSRIEKSVSITSDTWTSNATKSFLTVTEHHVDKDWNLQSNVLVTREMPERHTGENLSERLKSTISEFELDGKIVSSVHDNARNMNCASEKCDFDDMRCFGHTIQLCIKPCLEIPAIAKLTSRARKLVGHFKHSTTITAEMRKRQKLFGLRQNELIQDVVTKWNSTQLMIERLCEQRRVITDVMLDTTVTKKKLITRFKPYDIETASTQHALASLLDPRHRTLNFFSPEQKKVAIEMLESKLDDVPLKPAVTKSSKALKTEVDKQPAKKQRVQRSLDFLLFDTDDNTSFQDESEMSLYIKERAVQDSNPLEWWRENNCKFPRLSVLARQYLSIPATSVPSE is encoded by the exons ATGCCACCTCCGTCATCTAAGGCTTGGTCTTTTTTCAAACGTAATGCCGACTCCAAAATAGTGAAATGCAAACTATGTGAAATGGAATTAGTCTATACTGGTGGTACAAGTAATATGCTGAATCATCTGAAGTTAAAACATCCCAATGACTTATCTGAAACGCCTGAGAAAGTTAAGCAGTCATCGGTTTTAGACTTTGTTCAGACACCCAGATCTAGAAGATTTTCGTCTTCTCAATCTGAACTTATAACAAATTCAATAGTGGATATGATTGTATTGGATTACTTACCTATTCGCATTGTTGAGGGAAAAGGATTTTCAAAACTTATGTCGATAATAGCTCCTGAATTTAAAATTCCGTCTAGAAACACTATAAAATCCAGAATAGAAAAGTC CGTATCCATTACTTCTGATACATGGACATCGAATGCTACAAAAAGCTTTTTAACAGTCACAGAACATCACGTTGATAAAGACTGGAATTTACAGTCAAATGTGCTTGTTACTCGTGAAATGCCTGAACGCCATACAGGCGAAAATCTTTCTGAACGGCTGAAATCTACAATTTCAGAGTTTGAATTGGACGGTAAAATTGTGAGTTCTGTACATGACAATGCTAGGAACATGAATTGTGCATCAGAGAAATGTGACTTTGACGATATGAGATGCTTTGGTCATACCATTCAGCTTTGCATTAAACCATGCTTGGAAATACCCGCTATTGCCAAACTTACTTCACGTGCTCGGAAGTTAGTGGGACATTTCAAGCATTCGACTACAATAACAGCTGAAATGAGGAAAAGACAAAAGTTGTTCGGACTACGACAGAACGAACTTATACAAGACGTAGTTACGAAATGGAATTCGACTCAGCTAATGATTGAACGCCTATGTGAACAACGCAGAGTAATCACGGATGTAATGCTCGACACAACTGTTACTAAGAAAA AACTCATCACCCGTTTTAAACCGTATGATATTGAAACTGCATCTACACAGCATGCTTTAGCGTCCTTACTTGACCCGAGGCATAGAACACTTAACTTTTTCTCCCCAGAACAAAAAAAAGTCGCCATTGAAATGTTAGAGTCCAAGTTAGACGATGTGCCATTAAAGCCCGCAGTTACAAAGTCATCAAAAGCCCTTAAAACTGAAGTTGACAAGCAACCAGCCAAGAAACAAAGAGTCCAACGATCTTTGGATTTTCTATTGTTTGACACCGACGACAATACTTCCTTTCAAGATGAATCGGAAATGTCATTATACATCAAGGAGCGTGCTGTGCAAGATTCAAACCCACTCGAGTGGTGGAgagaaaataattgtaaatttccTAGACTCTCTGTGTTAGCTAGACAGTATTTAAGTATTCCAGCTACCTCTGTTCCGTCAGAATGA